The following proteins come from a genomic window of Gimesia chilikensis:
- a CDS encoding Gfo/Idh/MocA family protein — protein MAAKSFKPVKTGVIGLGRFGRLHALTLAGLAEAELAAVVARRQESLDALRKELPDVPGWTNLTQAIEESDAEAWVVACTTESHVAVTRELLEHGKVVLLEKPISETLEEAESLAPLVRPDSSNLMLGHILLFNSEFQELREVARKRGPISYIDCVRHRPASIVQDFPGENPLQAAMVHDLYSTQVLLDCAEPDHFSAQFHRTENGEIDLAVAQLQWKGGPVASFVASYLTPAGMPPRGFDRTEVFGEGWSARIEPNPRPISVWDNAAAWPLALEVRANPPSGMMAEELRCFCRVVRNTEAVPAGATYSDAMQVQRWMEKLNAFA, from the coding sequence ATGGCTGCGAAGAGTTTTAAACCCGTTAAAACAGGTGTCATAGGTCTGGGGCGTTTTGGACGATTACATGCATTGACATTAGCAGGATTGGCAGAGGCTGAGCTGGCAGCGGTGGTAGCACGACGCCAGGAAAGTCTCGATGCCCTGCGTAAAGAACTTCCCGATGTGCCAGGGTGGACCAATCTGACGCAGGCGATTGAAGAGTCTGACGCAGAGGCCTGGGTGGTCGCCTGCACGACAGAATCTCACGTGGCGGTCACCAGAGAACTGCTCGAACATGGGAAAGTCGTACTGCTGGAAAAGCCGATTTCAGAGACGCTGGAAGAAGCGGAAAGTCTCGCCCCACTGGTCCGCCCCGATTCCAGTAATCTGATGCTGGGACACATCCTGCTGTTCAACAGCGAATTTCAGGAGTTGCGAGAAGTAGCCCGCAAACGTGGTCCGATTTCCTACATCGACTGTGTACGCCATCGACCGGCGAGTATCGTGCAGGATTTCCCAGGCGAAAACCCGTTACAGGCTGCGATGGTGCATGACCTGTATTCAACACAGGTACTTCTCGATTGTGCAGAACCAGATCACTTCAGTGCCCAGTTCCATCGGACAGAAAATGGCGAAATCGACCTGGCTGTCGCACAACTCCAGTGGAAAGGAGGTCCGGTGGCCTCGTTTGTGGCTTCCTATTTAACGCCTGCGGGAATGCCGCCACGCGGTTTTGATCGAACTGAAGTGTTCGGTGAGGGCTGGTCTGCGCGCATCGAACCAAATCCACGTCCGATCTCAGTCTGGGACAATGCAGCTGCCTGGCCCCTTGCGTTGGAAGTACGCGCCAATCCCCCCAGCGGCATGATGGCTGAAGAGCTACGTTGCTTCTGTCGGGTCGTGCGAAACACAGAAGCGGTCCCGGCTGGAGCGACCTATTCGGATGCCATGCAGGTACAACGCTGGATGGAGAAACTGAACGCGTTTGCCTGA
- a CDS encoding ECF-type sigma factor: MDYEEDTPVSSWLSTLGNDQKDAVQEIWDEFYEKLIRYAQTRVNTFPTATLDAEDIVLSVFESVWAASQRGRFDSVQNRDELWWLLIAMTQRKAVSHIRRETAQKRTSPEGKLPVSINSIENFQAYVSTDQSPEYFAIMEEEYQRVLNKLSDDVLKKIAVYKIQGYTHEEISDLLEISPATVTRKVRLIRKAWSHE; encoded by the coding sequence ATGGATTACGAAGAAGACACTCCGGTCTCCAGCTGGCTGAGTACCCTGGGTAACGATCAGAAGGATGCCGTCCAGGAAATCTGGGACGAGTTTTATGAGAAACTGATTCGCTATGCACAGACCAGGGTCAATACCTTCCCGACTGCGACCTTGGACGCCGAAGATATCGTGCTTTCCGTCTTCGAAAGTGTATGGGCGGCTTCACAACGCGGCCGATTTGATTCAGTTCAGAACCGGGATGAATTATGGTGGCTGCTGATTGCCATGACCCAACGAAAAGCAGTCAGCCATATCCGCCGGGAAACGGCCCAGAAACGCACCTCACCAGAGGGGAAACTGCCGGTTTCGATCAATTCCATTGAAAACTTCCAGGCTTACGTGTCCACCGACCAGTCCCCCGAATACTTTGCCATCATGGAAGAAGAATATCAGCGTGTCTTAAATAAACTTTCTGATGATGTTTTGAAGAAAATTGCGGTTTATAAGATACAGGGTTACACACATGAGGAAATCAGTGATCTGTTGGAAATCTCCCCCGCCACTGTAACGAGAAAGGTACGGCTGATCCGAAAAGCATGGAGTCATGAATAA
- a CDS encoding serine/threonine protein kinase: protein MNNPPYDPADDDLMAAAYTIDRICDSFESSWKQGQSPEIESFLKETSGKTQSIVFAELLRLDIHYRRMNGNLLSLDDYQSRFPQYSDILQDFTSQLADSFRQVRRLGRYRLEKIVGRGAFGLVWKAWDEELQRTVALKLPRKKSLSAVERKRFSREARSAARLSHPGIVSIHDFEEIDGTLVLVTEFVEGSTLREWTRHHEVDFSKAASICRDLAIALHAAHQQSVIHRDLKPNNVLVTDDDQLRITDFGLAKRSDVESTIAVTGAIMGTFAYMSPEQADGKASTVDGRADIYSLGVILYELLTNRVPFKGNSCQEMISQILHTEPVPPHKWNASIPRDLETICLKSLSKLPGDRYDTADELAEDLQRFIEGKPITARRLSLHEKLWRWAKRNRLLSASLLTTCVLLLSSSTAMIVMHDDGKWQVNVQTEPPGARILVYPRDPVSGEPDSSIEYEADGTTPTDLRLAPGEYYVVAMLEGTPRFQQVFRKVPPRGAEIPYGSTKNRFWNKTQANTLEWPEIIIPTQSVLDEMVLIKGNQIDIPDLYISTRCFTNHDYLTLRPDTSDADPARHAPLDAPYYPEGQDFAIHFAEEAGGRLMTVDEFKHIVDSLPLQPALDNFLNTGKEWTSSLATPEQIETSKAALDLNPEFRTPDFIGLTISRNQNNNQAEGNYELKNQKSYSIQTAIRYLQPEKIGFRLVRPASQQLKRKQPTK, encoded by the coding sequence ATGAATAATCCCCCCTATGATCCTGCAGATGATGATCTCATGGCGGCAGCCTATACCATTGATCGCATCTGTGACAGCTTCGAATCATCCTGGAAACAGGGACAATCTCCCGAAATCGAGAGTTTCCTCAAAGAGACTTCCGGTAAGACCCAGTCTATTGTCTTCGCCGAATTACTCCGACTCGATATCCACTATCGCAGGATGAACGGGAACCTGCTCTCCCTGGATGACTATCAGTCCCGCTTTCCACAGTACAGTGATATCCTGCAGGACTTCACCTCCCAGCTCGCAGATTCATTTCGGCAGGTACGTCGGCTCGGCCGCTATCGGCTTGAAAAAATCGTCGGCCGAGGTGCCTTCGGTCTGGTCTGGAAAGCATGGGACGAAGAACTCCAGCGGACCGTCGCCCTCAAGCTTCCTCGAAAAAAGTCACTCTCGGCTGTCGAACGGAAACGCTTCTCCCGGGAAGCCCGCTCTGCCGCCCGACTTTCCCACCCCGGAATTGTATCCATCCACGACTTCGAGGAAATTGACGGCACTCTCGTACTGGTCACGGAATTTGTCGAAGGCTCCACCCTCCGCGAATGGACCAGACACCACGAGGTCGACTTCAGCAAAGCCGCGAGCATCTGTCGTGACCTGGCCATCGCCCTCCATGCCGCGCACCAGCAGTCAGTAATCCACCGGGATCTCAAGCCGAATAACGTCTTGGTTACAGATGACGACCAGCTGCGCATCACCGATTTTGGTCTCGCCAAACGCTCTGATGTCGAGTCCACAATCGCCGTAACCGGTGCGATCATGGGAACCTTCGCCTACATGAGCCCCGAACAGGCGGATGGCAAGGCATCCACGGTCGATGGACGTGCCGATATCTACTCCCTGGGCGTGATTCTGTACGAACTGCTGACGAACCGGGTTCCTTTTAAGGGGAATTCCTGCCAGGAAATGATTTCACAGATCCTTCACACCGAACCGGTCCCCCCCCACAAATGGAATGCCAGCATCCCCCGTGACCTGGAAACGATCTGCCTGAAATCCTTAAGTAAACTTCCGGGCGACCGCTACGACACTGCTGACGAGCTGGCAGAGGACCTGCAGCGGTTTATCGAAGGAAAACCCATCACGGCGCGTCGGCTCTCGCTGCATGAGAAACTGTGGCGCTGGGCAAAGCGAAACCGGTTATTGAGCGCGTCCCTGTTGACAACCTGCGTACTGTTGTTGAGCAGTTCAACCGCCATGATTGTCATGCATGATGATGGCAAATGGCAGGTAAATGTCCAGACCGAACCGCCGGGAGCACGCATCCTCGTCTATCCCCGGGACCCGGTCTCCGGCGAACCCGATTCCAGCATCGAATATGAAGCCGACGGGACAACTCCCACCGATCTCCGCCTCGCGCCTGGAGAATACTACGTAGTTGCGATGCTCGAAGGAACGCCCCGGTTTCAACAAGTCTTCCGCAAAGTGCCTCCCCGGGGAGCGGAGATTCCCTATGGAAGTACCAAAAACAGATTCTGGAATAAAACTCAAGCCAACACACTCGAATGGCCTGAAATCATCATTCCTACGCAAAGTGTGTTGGATGAGATGGTATTAATTAAAGGTAATCAGATTGATATCCCTGACCTTTACATCTCCACCAGATGCTTCACAAATCACGACTATTTAACTCTTCGTCCAGACACAAGTGACGCTGATCCCGCCAGACACGCCCCGCTCGACGCTCCTTATTACCCGGAAGGACAGGATTTCGCCATACACTTTGCGGAGGAAGCAGGGGGACGGCTTATGACAGTCGACGAATTCAAACACATCGTTGATTCTCTCCCTCTGCAGCCTGCGTTAGATAATTTTCTTAATACAGGCAAAGAATGGACGTCCTCGCTGGCAACTCCAGAGCAAATAGAAACTTCAAAAGCAGCATTGGATTTGAATCCCGAGTTCCGTACTCCCGATTTTATCGGATTGACAATCTCCCGAAATCAGAATAATAATCAAGCTGAGGGCAACTACGAGTTAAAGAATCAGAAAAGCTACTCTATTCAAACCGCAATCCGCTATTTACAACCGGAAAAGATTGGATTTCGTCTTGTTCGTCCAGCATCACAGCAGTTAAAGAGAAAACAGCCCACAAAATAG
- a CDS encoding DUF1559 domain-containing protein: MLRTPDQRRGFTLIELLVSISIIAVLIALLLPAVQQAREAARRSQCKNNLRQVGLALQNYHSDYLVFPLGVRNQYLGFGSSWWVGLLPYLEYGNLYNMYNHDIASCGFTPLNPALVADVSMTVMLCPSSPLDARVNGVLIPGVNMTMPHYAGIAGATNTGTVMGDQLHFADDLFPSTDSSLCCLPHLDGRVAAGGVLIPNRTIAIRDITDGSSNTIVVGEISSSVLKSGVSLRVDAGNPSGWAAGTVSVGTPPQMLGPGGFTPAFPVFNLTTVRYPIGTKDGGLPGIHTDGGPNNPLISAHSGGTQCLLTDGSVRFLSENMNLETLKNLCTRNDGKVLGEY; this comes from the coding sequence ATGTTACGCACACCTGATCAAAGACGTGGATTTACACTGATTGAATTACTGGTATCTATTTCTATTATCGCTGTACTCATTGCACTATTGCTGCCTGCAGTTCAGCAGGCGCGGGAGGCCGCCCGGCGTTCCCAGTGCAAAAACAATCTCAGGCAGGTTGGTCTGGCGCTGCAGAATTATCACAGCGATTACCTGGTATTTCCGTTGGGGGTCCGGAACCAGTACCTTGGTTTCGGGTCGAGCTGGTGGGTGGGGCTGCTGCCTTATCTGGAGTATGGCAACCTTTACAACATGTATAATCACGATATCGCCAGCTGCGGGTTCACGCCTTTGAATCCGGCGCTGGTGGCGGATGTCAGTATGACTGTCATGCTGTGTCCGTCGAGTCCGCTGGATGCCCGTGTCAACGGTGTTCTGATCCCTGGGGTGAATATGACAATGCCCCACTATGCAGGAATTGCCGGAGCGACGAATACCGGCACTGTGATGGGCGATCAACTTCACTTTGCGGATGATCTGTTTCCTTCCACGGATAGCTCACTCTGTTGTCTGCCCCACCTGGATGGGCGGGTTGCTGCGGGGGGCGTGTTGATTCCTAATCGAACCATCGCGATTCGTGATATTACAGATGGTTCATCAAATACGATTGTGGTGGGAGAGATCTCCAGCTCGGTACTGAAGTCGGGGGTCAGTCTGCGTGTCGACGCGGGGAATCCGAGTGGCTGGGCCGCGGGAACGGTGAGTGTCGGGACGCCTCCCCAAATGTTGGGGCCGGGTGGTTTCACGCCGGCGTTTCCGGTGTTCAACCTGACAACGGTGCGTTATCCGATAGGAACGAAGGATGGTGGGCTGCCGGGCATTCATACGGATGGGGGGCCTAATAATCCACTGATTTCAGCTCATAGTGGCGGCACACAGTGTCTGTTGACGGACGGCTCGGTTCGTTTTCTGAGTGAGAATATGAATCTGGAAACATTGAAAAATCTATGTACCCGCAACGACGGGAAGGTTCTCGGAGAATATTAA